Below is a genomic region from Virgibacillus dokdonensis.
AGATACGTAATAAAAGAGTCTCAGCATATACATGTGCATCCCCTTTTTACTTAGAGAGCGTTATTTTCTATCAAAATGCTTGTAAGTAAGTGTTTTTATACAAAGACTACAGTTGTAATATAAGTGGGGCTGTAAAATAGGATTAATCGAATAATTGAGAGGCTGCTTGAAGGGTTTGCTTATTAATAGCCATTTCTCCTGGTTTACGTGATTGACCGATTACATAGTTTTCTAGAGTCATGCCAAAAAACTGGCAAATATACTGAAATTGTTGAACGAGGGGCAATCCTTTTATATGTGGTTGATCGCCACCAACAAGAATAAGGTATACTTTTTTATCTTTTAACGTTTGGCGAAAATGCGGGTAATTGGGATCTCGTAAAACTTGCGACCAACGATCAATGAATGTTTTTAGTGGTCCGGACATGCCATACCAATAAATAGGGGTAGCGAAAACGACGGTCTCGTGTTTTAATAGTTGGTCAATTAAAAATAAATGGTCATCCAGTATGTGGGGAAATCCTTCTGTTGCGTGTCGCTTATCTACAATCGGTTCTATGTTGTAGTCGCGCAAATAAATATGTGTTGCTGTGTCTTGAGGGATAGCGTGATGGGTTAAAAATTCTGTATTCCCATTTGTCCTTGTTGAACCATGAAAGACTACTATACTCATGTTGTTCTTCCTCCTTGAATGAAAGTGCCAAATTAGTAAATAGTACCTTGTAAAATTGTATTCTAAAGATGAGCGTTTAGAAGTAACTTGCTAAGATGATTTTTGCATGAATATTCGTATGTCATACTATAATAAAATTAAGGGGAACCTTTTTGCGAGGTTGTTCGTATTAAACAATAGATAAATTGCCACTCTGTTTTGTGCCATGGATAGCAAGTCGTGCATGGGAATAAGCAGGAAAATCTGGTTTGACTTAGGTGAATAAATTAATTGTTCATAAAAAACC
It encodes:
- a CDS encoding flavodoxin family protein, with product MSIVVFHGSTRTNGNTEFLTHHAIPQDTATHIYLRDYNIEPIVDKRHATEGFPHILDDHLFLIDQLLKHETVVFATPIYWYGMSGPLKTFIDRWSQVLRDPNYPHFRQTLKDKKVYLILVGGDQPHIKGLPLVQQFQYICQFFGMTLENYVIGQSRKPGEMAINKQTLQAASQLFD